Part of the Vagococcus jeotgali genome, CAGGACAATAAGAATCAACTACTTCATAGGAATCAACCGTTACACCAAATGATTCAAATAAACTTGAGATAATACGTTTCATATCCTCATAGCCTTCATTAATCGTTTTATCTTTATCTGTAGGTTGTGGCATAATAATAGAAAAATTTAAAATACCAGCATCACTCACAACAGCCAGTCCACCCGAATTTCTCACAACAGGAAAGTAGTCATATTGATGAATGACTTTTAAAGCATCCTCTAAGTGAGGTAGTCTTGTATCTTGCATCCCTAATATAGCCTGATTTTTCATTGTCCAAAAATGAAAAATAGGCGTCTTTGTTTGACTAGTGTACTCAGCTAAAATATCTGTGTATATAAAGGGGTCAAAACGTTTAGAATTTCCTAATCCTAGTTGTGTCAGTTGAACTGCTTTTATTTTATCACCCATAAAACATCACTCCTTTTGTGCTTATGTATAGTATTATACCTATTTGAAGGGATAACTTAAAGTATAATGAAAGTATTTAATTGTTTGACAAAAATGAAAAAACATACCACAATAATGTGAAGAAATAAAAAGAGGTGCTTTATGGAAAATAGAAAATCAACACCCATTGCAATTAAGATAAAAACAGAAGTCTTTCAGCATAACGAATTTAAAGAATTTTTAGTCGAAGTGGAGGGACAATTAGTTAGAATTGGCGAGGTCTTGTATTTAAGATATGAAGAAGAGATGGAGGGAGTTGAGAAAAAAGTACCTGTGACTATTAAATTATTACCAACAGGAGACGTGACGTTAATCCGTGCAGGTGAGGTTAGAATGAAGCTTCATTTTGCTTATCAAGAGCAAAAGGATTGTCAGTATAACACACCTTACGGGACTATGATGATCTCAACTTTTACCAATAAAATGCATGTTAGTCTAAAAGACAACCCGTATTCTGGTGATATCACTTGTGATTATGATTTATTTGCTGGTACTGAAAAAATAGGTGTATATCATTTGAATATTGCTTTTACAGCTTAAAATAATCAGGATTTATAAATTTTAAATTGCAATGAAAGTCCACTTATTGTATGATGAATAGTAGACTGTGAAAGGACGTGTGTCAGTTGGAAATAGAAACTTTCAAGGACGTAAACAAAAATGAATTATCAATGATTGAAGTAGCTCATGCTATTTTAGCGCAACGCGGAGACATCATGGATTTTTCTGATTTAGTAAACCAAATTCAAAATTATTTAGGAAAAGCAGATAGCGAAATTAGAGATGTCTTACCACAATTTTATACAGATTTAAATATTGATGGTAGTTTTATTTCACTAGGAGATAACAGATGGGGCTTACGTAGCTGGTATCCAATTGACTCGATTGATGAGGAAGTAACAGGTGTTGAAGAAGATGAAGAAGAAACACCGCGTCGTAAAAAACGTAAAAAAGTTAATGCCTTTATCGTAACAGATGAGGATGCTATTGATTATAACGATGACGACCCAGAAGATTCTGATTTAGGTGATGAAGATGAAGATGATCTTTATGAAGCTAAAGAAGATGAGACTGAAGAGATTAAGCAATATACAACAGACTTATCTGAAATCGGTGCTGACAATGATGTGGATGATGATGTACCAGAAAGCGTTGAAGAAGACTTAACGATTATAGATGAAGATGAGGACGACGAAGACGAGTTATAATTTTATATAAAAGGGTATCTCAGG contains:
- a CDS encoding lipoate--protein ligase family protein, which gives rise to MGDKIKAVQLTQLGLGNSKRFDPFIYTDILAEYTSQTKTPIFHFWTMKNQAILGMQDTRLPHLEDALKVIHQYDYFPVVRNSGGLAVVSDAGILNFSIIMPQPTDKDKTINEGYEDMKRIISSLFESFGVTVDSYEVVDSYCPGEYDLSIKGKKIAGIAQRRIKKGLAIMIYLSISGDQHARGQMIQDFYKKGLKDKFAQEGFPPVNPDSMANINDLLQTDFSVSDIKEDILTILSQTFDFDKNSQQAFDDFLLSEDFQISYNKQSQRMTQRNEKIIF
- a CDS encoding DUF1934 domain-containing protein; amino-acid sequence: MENRKSTPIAIKIKTEVFQHNEFKEFLVEVEGQLVRIGEVLYLRYEEEMEGVEKKVPVTIKLLPTGDVTLIRAGEVRMKLHFAYQEQKDCQYNTPYGTMMISTFTNKMHVSLKDNPYSGDITCDYDLFAGTEKIGVYHLNIAFTA
- the rpoE gene encoding DNA-directed RNA polymerase subunit delta — protein: MEIETFKDVNKNELSMIEVAHAILAQRGDIMDFSDLVNQIQNYLGKADSEIRDVLPQFYTDLNIDGSFISLGDNRWGLRSWYPIDSIDEEVTGVEEDEEETPRRKKRKKVNAFIVTDEDAIDYNDDDPEDSDLGDEDEDDLYEAKEDETEEIKQYTTDLSEIGADNDVDDDVPESVEEDLTIIDEDEDDEDEL